From Mycobacterium lacus, one genomic window encodes:
- the rpmJ gene encoding 50S ribosomal protein L36, translated as MKVNPSVKPICDKCRVIRRHGRVMVICSDPRHKQRQG; from the coding sequence GTGAAGGTGAACCCGAGCGTCAAGCCGATCTGTGACAAGTGCAGGGTGATCCGTCGGCATGGGCGGGTTATGGTGATCTGCTCCGACCCGCGCCACAAGCAGCGGCAGGGTTAA
- the infA gene encoding translation initiation factor IF-1: MAKKDGAIEVEGRVVEPLPNAMFRIELENGHKVLAHISGKMRQHYIRILPEDRVVVELSPYDLSRGRIVYRYK; this comes from the coding sequence ATGGCCAAGAAGGACGGTGCCATCGAGGTCGAGGGTCGCGTGGTCGAGCCCCTACCCAATGCCATGTTTCGCATTGAGCTGGAGAATGGCCACAAGGTGCTCGCCCACATTAGCGGCAAGATGCGGCAGCACTACATCCGCATCCTGCCCGAGGACCGGGTGGTGGTGGAGTTGTCGCCCTACGACCTGTCCCGCGGCCGCATCGTGTACCGATACAAGTAG
- a CDS encoding LLM class F420-dependent oxidoreductase: MTNKPDLGRFGSFGRGVTPQQAKEIEALGYGAVWVGGSPPAELAWVEPILEATTALHVATGIVNIWSAPAKPVAESFHRIDNAYPGRFLLGIGVGHPEATTEYRKPYQALAEYLDRLDDYGVPTNRRVVAALGPRVLKLSAQRSAGAHPYLTTPEHTAHARELLGPSAFLAPEHKVVLTSDPDKARAVGRKALDIYLNLANYQNSWKRLGFTDEDIARPGSDRLVDAMVAYGTTDAIAARLREHLDAGADHVPVQVLTRSENLVPALAELAGALLG, translated from the coding sequence ATGACCAACAAGCCCGATCTTGGCCGGTTCGGATCGTTCGGACGAGGGGTAACGCCCCAGCAAGCCAAAGAAATCGAAGCCCTGGGCTACGGGGCTGTTTGGGTCGGTGGCTCACCGCCCGCCGAGCTGGCCTGGGTGGAACCCATTCTCGAAGCGACGACCGCCCTGCACGTGGCCACCGGCATCGTCAACATCTGGTCGGCGCCCGCCAAGCCGGTGGCCGAGTCGTTCCACCGGATCGACAACGCCTACCCGGGTCGCTTCCTGCTCGGTATCGGCGTTGGCCATCCCGAGGCGACCACCGAATACCGCAAGCCTTATCAGGCGCTGGCGGAGTACCTGGACCGGCTCGATGACTATGGGGTGCCGACCAACCGCCGGGTGGTGGCGGCACTGGGCCCACGGGTACTGAAACTGTCTGCGCAACGCAGCGCGGGAGCCCACCCGTATCTGACGACTCCGGAGCACACCGCGCACGCCCGTGAACTGCTCGGGCCGTCGGCATTCCTGGCACCAGAGCACAAGGTGGTGTTGACCTCGGACCCAGACAAGGCCCGCGCGGTAGGCCGGAAGGCTCTCGATATCTATCTCAACCTGGCCAACTACCAGAACAGCTGGAAACGGCTGGGTTTCACCGACGAGGACATCGCCCGACCCGGCAGCGACCGCCTTGTCGACGCCATGGTCGCCTACGGAACGACCGACGCCATCGCGGCCCGGCTCAGGGAGCACCTCGATGCCGGTGCCGACCACGTCCCCGTCCAGGTCCTCACCAGAAGTGAAAACCTGGTCCCCGCGCTCGCCGAATTGGCTGGGGCACTGCTCGGCTAA
- the rfbB gene encoding dTDP-glucose 4,6-dehydratase produces MRLLVTGGAGFIGANFVHSTVREYPDDTVTVLDAFTYAGRRESLADVEDAIKLVEGDVTDADLVSALVAESDAVVHFAAESHVDNALDDPEPFLHTNVIGTFTILEAVRHHGVRLHHISTDEVYGDLELDDPQRFTESTPYNPSSPYSATKAGADMLVRAWVRSYGVRATISNCSNNYGPYQHVEKFIPRQITNVLTGRRPKLYGAGANVRDWIHVDDHNSAVRRILEKGEIGRTYLISSEGERDNLTVLRTLLRLMGRDPDDFDHVTDRVGHDLRYAIDPSSLYNELGWAPKHTDFEEGLRATIDWYRDNDAWWRPLKDAAEARYEQRGQ; encoded by the coding sequence ATGCGGTTGCTAGTCACCGGTGGCGCGGGCTTCATCGGCGCGAACTTTGTGCACAGCACCGTACGCGAATATCCCGACGACACGGTGACGGTGCTCGACGCCTTTACCTACGCCGGCAGACGCGAGTCGCTGGCCGACGTCGAAGACGCCATCAAGCTGGTGGAAGGCGATGTCACCGACGCCGACCTGGTGTCGGCGCTGGTGGCCGAGTCCGACGCGGTCGTGCATTTCGCCGCCGAGTCTCACGTCGACAACGCGCTGGACGACCCGGAGCCGTTCCTGCACACCAACGTGATCGGCACCTTCACCATCCTGGAAGCGGTACGACACCACGGCGTACGGTTGCACCACATCTCCACCGACGAGGTCTACGGCGACCTGGAGCTCGACGACCCCCAGCGGTTCACCGAATCCACGCCCTACAACCCGTCGAGCCCGTACTCGGCGACCAAGGCGGGCGCCGACATGCTGGTCCGGGCCTGGGTGCGGTCCTATGGCGTGCGCGCGACGATCTCCAACTGCTCCAACAACTACGGTCCGTATCAGCATGTCGAGAAGTTCATCCCGCGCCAGATCACCAACGTGCTCACCGGAAGGCGGCCCAAGCTGTACGGCGCCGGTGCCAACGTCCGCGACTGGATCCACGTCGACGACCACAACAGCGCGGTTCGCCGAATCCTAGAAAAAGGCGAAATCGGCCGCACCTACTTAATCAGCTCCGAGGGCGAGCGCGACAACCTGACCGTGCTGCGCACGCTGCTGCGGCTGATGGGGCGCGATCCCGACGATTTCGACCACGTGACCGACCGCGTCGGCCATGACCTTCGCTACGCCATCGACCCGTCATCCCTCTACAACGAATTGGGTTGGGCCCCAAAGCACACCGACTTCGAGGAGGGCTTGCGCGCCACGATCGACTGGTACCGCGACAACGACGCCTGGTGGCGTCCGCTCAAGGACGCCGCCGAGGCCCGCTACGAACAACGCGGTCAGTGA
- the rfbC gene encoding dTDP-4-dehydrorhamnose 3,5-epimerase codes for MKVRELDVPGAWEITPTIHGDSRGLFFEWLTDHGFTAFAGHRLDVRQANCSVSSAGVLRGLHFAQLPPSQAKYVTCVSGAVFDVVVDIRVGSPTFGRWDSVLLDDQDRRTIYISEGLGHGFLALQDNSTVMYLCSAEYNPQREHTICATDPTLAIDWPLVDGAAPSLSERDAAAPSFDEVRAAGLLPTWEEAQRFVGSLRGRP; via the coding sequence ATGAAGGTACGCGAACTCGATGTCCCCGGCGCCTGGGAGATCACCCCGACCATCCACGGCGATTCCCGCGGGTTGTTCTTCGAATGGCTCACCGATCACGGGTTCACCGCGTTCGCCGGCCACCGCTTGGACGTACGGCAGGCCAATTGCTCGGTGTCGTCGGCCGGTGTGCTGCGTGGCCTCCATTTCGCCCAGCTACCCCCGAGCCAGGCCAAGTACGTGACTTGCGTGTCCGGTGCGGTGTTCGACGTCGTCGTCGACATCCGGGTGGGCTCACCGACATTCGGCCGCTGGGACTCGGTCCTGCTCGACGATCAAGACCGTAGGACGATCTACATCTCCGAAGGCTTGGGTCATGGTTTCCTTGCACTGCAAGACAATTCAACGGTAATGTACCTGTGCTCGGCGGAATATAACCCGCAGCGCGAGCACACCATCTGCGCGACAGATCCGACGCTGGCGATCGACTGGCCGCTGGTTGACGGCGCCGCGCCTAGCTTGTCCGAGCGCGATGCCGCGGCCCCCAGCTTCGACGAGGTGCGCGCGGCCGGCCTCCTGCCCACCTGGGAGGAGGCGCAGAGGTTCGTCGGCAGCCTGCGAGGCCGCCCATAG